A stretch of Aureispira sp. CCB-E DNA encodes these proteins:
- a CDS encoding response regulator has protein sequence MEGKKIFIVEDDMIIQMFIERILGNLGLDIIGEARTGDETLAFLESQRPDFILMDIGLAGNKDGIETAEIINEKYQIPIIFLTGNSDKPTLARAKKTNPIGFINKPIDEASLKSVMQKYFNN, from the coding sequence ATGGAAGGAAAGAAAATTTTTATTGTTGAAGATGACATGATTATTCAAATGTTCATTGAGCGAATCTTAGGAAATTTAGGATTAGATATTATTGGAGAGGCACGAACAGGTGATGAAACACTCGCATTTTTAGAGTCTCAACGCCCAGATTTTATTTTAATGGATATAGGATTAGCTGGTAATAAGGATGGCATAGAAACCGCTGAAATTATCAATGAAAAATATCAAATACCTATTATTTTTTTGACAGGCAACTCCGATAAACCTACCTTGGCTAGAGCCAAAAAGACAAATCCAATTGGCTTTATTAACAAACCTATTGATGAAGCAAGCCTAAAAAGCGTTATGCAAAAATATTTTAACAATTAG
- a CDS encoding methyltransferase, which translates to MDFQYQQKHYTVERYPLTKKGNLQAWNAADEHLLQHLENITLEQKELAILNDRFGFLSCLTHAYAPSTIQTNHSHEKALRQNLLYNQIKDANVSSYTVFNIPIQSFDVGLLKIPKSLELFRLYLQVLSSKWKQNAVLFCGFMTRHFSPQILTIATTFFEDVQQSRAWKKSRVLILKSPRKFEDRTILHQIPFQGRTYQQYFGVFSAKHIDYASQFLIANLDIDLNEKVVLDLASGNGILAATVRQNNANCTLHLLDDSHLAIASSKLNLSSDNTFFHCNNDLSIFEENYFDCVLSNPPFHFEYEVSIETSVQLFKEVYNCLKPNGRFIIVANKHLNYKTHLQRLLFKVTVVNENEKFVIYECRK; encoded by the coding sequence GTGGACTTCCAATATCAACAAAAACATTACACCGTCGAGCGTTATCCTTTAACAAAGAAAGGAAATTTACAAGCTTGGAATGCTGCTGACGAGCACTTGCTACAACACTTGGAAAACATTACCTTGGAACAAAAAGAATTGGCCATCCTAAATGATCGTTTTGGTTTTCTTAGTTGTTTGACTCATGCTTATGCTCCCTCAACAATACAAACCAACCACTCGCACGAAAAAGCACTGCGCCAGAATTTACTTTACAACCAAATAAAAGATGCCAATGTTTCTTCTTATACGGTATTTAACATACCAATTCAATCATTCGATGTTGGGCTTTTAAAAATTCCAAAATCATTAGAGCTTTTTCGTCTATATCTACAAGTATTATCCTCTAAATGGAAACAAAATGCCGTCCTATTTTGTGGTTTTATGACCCGACACTTTAGCCCACAGATTTTAACCATAGCTACAACATTTTTTGAGGATGTACAGCAAAGTCGAGCTTGGAAAAAATCAAGGGTTCTTATTTTAAAATCTCCAAGAAAGTTTGAGGATAGAACTATTTTGCACCAAATTCCTTTTCAAGGTCGAACTTATCAGCAGTATTTTGGTGTTTTTTCAGCCAAGCACATTGATTATGCTAGCCAATTCTTAATTGCCAACTTGGATATTGATTTAAATGAAAAAGTCGTCTTAGATTTAGCTTCTGGCAATGGGATACTTGCCGCTACGGTTCGACAAAATAATGCCAACTGTACGTTGCATTTACTAGACGATTCTCATTTAGCAATTGCCTCTTCTAAATTAAACCTAAGCTCTGATAATACTTTTTTTCATTGCAATAATGACTTATCTATTTTTGAGGAGAATTATTTTGATTGTGTCCTCTCTAATCCTCCATTTCATTTTGAATATGAAGTAAGTATAGAGACTAGCGTACAACTTTTCAAAGAGGTTTATAATTGTTTGAAGCCTAATGGTCGTTTTATAATAGTTGCCAACAAACACTTAAACTACAAGACGCATCTTCAGCGATTGCTATTTAAAGTAACTGTTGTCAATGAAAATGAGAAGTTTGTTATTTATGAATGTCGCAAATAA